The following is a genomic window from Oscarella lobularis chromosome 2, ooOscLobu1.1, whole genome shotgun sequence.
TCCAAAGACGTCGAGTCTACGTCCGCGCTAGTGAGCTATATATAAATCAATTAGAGAGTATTAGATTTGTGTCTAGTCTGAGGCGTTCTGACGCAACGTTTCGTGGGAAGGGACCGGGAAGAAAGGGGAAGTCCCTGTATATGGTCTGCAAAGGGACTCATCCTTATGGTATAGCTAATTTAGCCGGGGGAAGAGTCTCCACAGGCTGTAGGGTCTCCTTCCCTAGCTGACGTTGCTATAACTCGCTATACCAAGAGTTGACCTCTATGGAAACCTTTCGGTTTTGGGCATTGTTTTCGATCAAGAGGATGCGCTTTCATTCATATGCAGTCTCCTCCCTTGCAGTTGGTGCTAATAAAGCGCTTCCCCTGCTTATGGTAAGCGGTTTCGGTTTGCTGTTTTGATTGCATCATTGCAGCTAAACGCggattctcgtcgtcacaaACGAGCGCACTGTGCTTGTTTACGCACGAAAAGAAGATAAGAGGGGTAGTTGTCTTACGCAATAGGGCAAAAGTTCAGAGCATTAGGTCATCGGGTTCACTTCCGGTCGCTTCTAGGGACCGGTTCGCCGAAACGTAGACGTTTGACATCCTGAGGAAGGCAAGAAGGTGTATTTATACgcctcttttctttgccaaaATCGTTGTAGACGTCCAAAAGAGAGGCGAATATTGAGAAGTACTCATGTTCTTATCTTATCcggtcacgtgcaacggACATCCCCGTTGAATCGGACAAAAGCCGCGAGGTTCGCGCACCTACCCACAGTCTCGAGTCTCTACGCcatgacgacaacgacaacgacaacacAGTGCGTACTTTCCGAtgaagacgtcgatcgcgctCTCGATCTCGAACGTCaaaacgagagcgacgattgGACGCTCGTTTCGCGCACCGAAACCGAAGAATACTTCTATCGGTGCTGCAACAACGACGACTCCGTGCCGCCGATCGAGACGAAATGCCGTCTACGCTTGGACGTTCCGCTCAACGTCGCCATTAGAATGCTCACGGAGCCGGAGCTTCGCAACGAGTGGAACGGCGACGTTTATCAAATGAATCAAGTAGCTGGATCTTGCTCTGGCTGCAAGACGATTCTCTGGAAAGTTCGCTTTCCGCGCTGCTTTAAAGATCGCTACATGGTCCAAAGTAGTGCAGTTCGGTACTTGGAAGAGCGCGACGCTTACGTCATTTTATACAAAGAGGGGAGTCACCACCCGGACGCGGCGACGCTACGAGGACGTTGCGTTCGAATGACGACCGGCTTCAGCTGCTCAATACTGCGTCGCGATCCGATAAATCCGAGGGAGTCGTCGATCCTGTTTGCACTGGCGAACGTAACATACGGCGGTTTCCTCGATTGGTTTCCCGCTTTTATTCTCGCGCGACTCTACGCGAGTTCGCTTGGCGGAATCCAACGGCGCATGAATAGAGCGTATCGAAACAGTCAGGACTTGGTTGACGGGCCGGTGCCGTCCACCGTcgctccgtcgccgctgacgacgacgacgacgacgacgacgacgacgccacgGCGATGCTCTGTGCCGGGCATTCGATTTAGGGCAACTTGTGTctgattttttatataaaatGTGCTGCCGGTTTTATTTGGACGTTCACATGTACACACACTCTTCTGCTGGCTAAATAAACACAGAGTTAACACTGACACGAGGGCGTGACGAACGCGCGTTAGGTCGACCCACaagtgactttttctttgaaaaggATCCACCTCACCGGCGGTCGTCCCGTCGCTGTCAAGGGTTACAGATCTGAGGAGTGCATTAATTACTCGATTGCTCAGCTTTGTTATGACGATCGGGCGTACCGGGTCGTCACATCAGTCTCGGGCGTGGAAACGGAGCTCTATACATCCTGTTGGTAGGCGTGAAGACGCGAATTTTCCGTATCATCCCTTCGTGTAAATAGTAGGtgcgtcgctttcgccgctCGGAGTATTCGTTGAGTAGTCAATGTTAGGCTTCTGGCTTCCTTGCACCGGTGCACCGGTGCCTACAGTACGTACAGCCAGTCGGTGTCCCCCTCCCCCGCAGGGCGGACTCAGGAAGGAAGTAAGGAAGACCGTTTACGCCAATTGCTGAGAAAGCGAATATGAATAGAATACCCTTGAGCGAATGATGACGCAATGACGCTCGCATTTCCGTTGCACTTCTGCCACCCACGTGCTCCACACAATAGATACAAAAGAGAACTCCCTCTCTCAAGATTGCCATTCGCTTCCCCACACTCgactcatcatcatcatcatcatcatcatccatGGCCTTTACAATGACCGACGTGCAACGAGCGCTCGCGCTCGAACGGGCCGACGAACGACAAGGCTGGACGCTCAAATCGAAATCAAACGACGAGGAGTACTGGTACCTCATCGACTACACAAAACAAGTCCCGCTGCACATGAAATGTCGACTCCAGCTGACCGGGGTTCCCGTCGAAGCGGCCGTCGACCTTCTCACCGAACCCGACCTACGAAATCAGTGGGACGGAAAGTCATTCGAAATGAAAACGCTCGCCGAGAACGGAAAGTACCGAACCGTCTATTGGATATTTCACATGCCAGTTATCATGAAAGAGCGGGACATGGTGCAGTATGCCCACGTACAGTACGTCCCAGCGGAAGACTGTTACGTGATACTCTATAAGGAAGGCGAGCACGCGAGTACGCCCGAGACGGATCGATTCATTCGAATGCGAACGGGATTCAGCTGTTCTGTGCTTCGACGCGATCCGACCGATCCCAAGTCGTCCGTGCTATTCACACTTGGGAATAATTTTTATGGAGGGTGGCTTCCGGATATGATAATGCCTACTCTCTATGCGCGATCTCTGGGAAAGTTGCGTCAGCGGCTCATACGCGGCTACCAGAAGTACTACTAAAAACATTTGActctgaatttattaatttttgcaCACGCACGTTTTGTCTATAAAGAGATACACTAATTATCATAAAGTCTTGTATGCGGTGACAAACGGGCGAGAGATTGGGATGTAGTTTGCGGCTGCAAGTAGTCGATATCCTGTTACGGTGCGCCTCCTTTGGACACTGACTACTAAAAAGTAAATGCAAAATTGTGCCACTACTGGCTTCCGCTTTCACTACCATCCACGTGATGACAGGTGAGGGGTGTAACAATTGGCATAGATACATATTTATCAAATTGTATTTTAGTTTCTAGTGCGCGCGCTAGAGTATCTTCTTTCGACCAATCAGAACGAAGCACGTTCACACACTCAGTCGTTGTACAGGTCCTCATGTTCCGGCcgatcgttctcgtcgtcttcctcgccgTCTACGCCTTCGCGGCGACCGATAtcgcagaagaaaaggaCGTTCTCGTTCTAACGGAGTCGAACTTCGATTCGGCTATCGCAGAACACGAccacgttctcgtcgaattctgTACGACCTCCCCTCCTCGACTCGCGATCGCTCCTATAACTAACGTGACGTGTAGACGCGCCGTGGTGTGGTCACTGCAAGGCGCTCGAACCCGAATACGCGTCGGCCGCTGGCACGCTCAAGGAAACCGGATCGCCCATCAAACTCGCCAAAGTCGACGCGACCGAGCAGAAAGGACTCGCTACAAAATTCAGCGTTCAAGGCTATCCGACGCTCAAGTTTTTTCGCAAGGGCGTCCCGTCCGACTACTCAGGTCAATCGTTTGGCCTCGAAAACGTTTGGCTGACGTGTAACACGCccactctttttttttattcatAGGGGGACGCACGGCGAGTGAGATTGTGACGTGGCTCAACAAGAAGACGGGTCCACCGGCGAAATCACTGGtctccgtcgacgcggcgcgcGACTTCGTGGAgcagcgcgacgtcgccgtgatCG
Proteins encoded in this region:
- the LOC136183920 gene encoding START domain-containing protein 10-like, whose amino-acid sequence is MAFTMTDVQRALALERADERQGWTLKSKSNDEEYWYLIDYTKQVPLHMKCRLQLTGVPVEAAVDLLTEPDLRNQWDGKSFEMKTLAENGKYRTVYWIFHMPVIMKERDMVQYAHVQYVPAEDCYVILYKEGEHASTPETDRFIRMRTGFSCSVLRRDPTDPKSSVLFTLGNNFYGGWLPDMIMPTLYARSLGKLRQRLIRGYQKYY